The stretch of DNA GTTAAGGTTAGAGATTCTGGTGTTTCTACTGGTATATCTGGCGGCGGAGCAAGTGGATCAAACATAAAACCATTTGGATAAACATACATGTTTCTCGTAGTAAAGTCTCCTCCGATTGTGCGTAAAATATCTATAACTTGCGATACAGCACCATTCTTTGCCCATCTCGCGCCTTTAATGATATACTGATTTCCTGCAGCACCAGTTCTTTGTACTGTAGCATAAATGTAGGATAGGTCTGGTGTATAAGTAGGATTTCCATCTGCGTCTTTGCCTATGTTTCTTTCCTGGCTTAATGCCTCATAAGTTGCTGAGTCTACGCCTCTAACAGGAGGCTCTGCATTAAATCGACGTTTTGCTGTAATAATGACCTCACTCTTTCCAGTGCTCCAGTTGTGTACAGTTATGTCTCCCGAATTCTTATCTACATCTATTTCACTTCTGCCATCTGAGTTCCAGGTATGGTATGTAATTTCTGTTGGATTGGTTTTTGTGTCCTTCCAAAGCTCCCAACCACCATCCTCAAATTCCATCTTCATCCAAGTATAAGCATCGTTATGTTCAAAGTTATAAGCACCTCTTATTGCCTGCGCTTCTTGAGTCTCAAGCACCTGGGCACCTGGTATTGCTTGAGATGTAAGCACATTGCCATCCCATTTATAGCTGAATTCAGTTATGTCTTCTGTTTTCTCAACACCATTGTCAAGATAGGTAACGTGTGTATCTGTTGCGCTCTGGATTATAACGAAGTGATCTTGTCCCAAGCGCGCTATAACTGGCTGAGAGATCCCTTTTAGTTGGTCAATGTTAATGTGCACACCCTGAAGCAAGATGTCCTGTTTTTCAGCTGCCTTCATCATTGCATAGAATGAAAGCTCTAACTCTCCTTTGGCATTCTCAGGGGTTATTACACCAGTAAGCACGTCTGTCAATATTGCATCCCTTGCGATATGTTCTTCTTGAACCTCTGCTCCTCCTACCTGTAATATATTTTTAAGCGCTCTTACTGCGCAGTTTATTACATTAGTAGAAGACTTCCATAGCCAGATCATTACTGTCTGGACCTGTTCTTTCGCGAGAGTTACTATTGACTTACGCTCTATCTTTAGCTCTTCAGCTATCTGGGCTATCTCTTCCTCTCTTCCTGAAGCCTGGGCTTTAGATATATCAAGCATGGTCTCTTCTAGATCTGCCAGCATTGTGCCAAGGCCTTCAAATGGATTTGGGATATTAGGTTCTGTCTGAGTGGATTTTAATCTTGGTTGGCCATTTATGATCTCGTACTCATTTACTGTGTGGGTGGAGAACATTTCTCCAAAAAGATTTATGCCTGTTGTATCTGTATATCCCCTGGCGCCTTCTCCTGTGTAATTACCCATCTCATCATAGATATATTCTACGTGACTAGTGCTTGTGGTCTCTGTGCCAAATATGGTCTCGCTCACGCTCTCAGTATCAGATGAAACCCTTCTTGGCTGACCGCCGATTACATCATATTCACTTATTGTCTGACTCTCATATGTTGAGCCAAAAACATCCTCGCCTGTAGTGGTGCTTATCTCGCTTGCATCCACTATCATATTATTCTCGTCATATACATAATCAAAGCGCGTACTAGTATGCGAGGTAGACGTATCGGCATTTACCTGCTCTATCTCAGTGGTGGTATACACGATCTTTAACTGGCCATTTAATATTTCAAAGTGCTGGGTCGTGGTGCCCTCATAGCTATTCATGGCTGTGCCATTGACATCTACTGCGCCACCGCTTATAGTAGTTACTCCGCTTGCGCCTATCAGGCTACCACTAGAATCATAGGAATAAGTAAGTGTATTTTCACTTACTGAACTTGTGCCGTCTCTATTCATCTGTTTATCAATCGAATGAGACTCGAGCATGTGGCCTCTTTCAAATTTTCCATCCCAGTCAGTAAGAGTGATGTTACCGTATCCATCCATGGTCTCCTGATGATACCCTGTAAGATGATCACCTTCATACGTAGGACTTGACCACTGGGTGGTAGAAAGGATACTGCCTGTTGCGTCCTTTACTATTTCAGTATAAGAGGTTGCTCTTTTCTGGGAATCATATGAGTCACGGGTCGTTGACCAATCCCTTACCATGGTTGTTCCATAAGCATCTGTTATAATCTCTGTGTAGCCAAGTAGATATTTCCCAGCAGAAGTATTAGAACCTGCCCACCAAACAGAATCATCAGAATACCTGCCATTGCGCCACTGGATCTGCGTTGTATTGCCTAGAGAATCAGCTATATCTGCATCATATGAGGTCATAAGCCTTCGGCCGTCATATGTCATGTTATAAGTATTTTTAATCGAACGCTGGCCTAGCGTATCATAGACAGATTCATTGAGGATCCTAGAAGGCAAGCCATCTTTGTAATAGATCTTTGAGCCATCTTTATTGAGCGTGTAGCTAAATTCACTCGATGCTGCAGCTGATTCAAATGTCTCTCCGCGCGCCTTCATCACCTGCTGATTGATGCGCTGCGCCTCCTGCGCCTTTTCTGAGCTATCCATGTATAGCCCCTTATTTACGTTATATAGATTAACATCTCTCTGGCGTCTATCCTCTTCTATCTGCTGCTGCCTGCGCATAAACTCTTCTTGGCGCTTTATCATATTCTTCACAGACTCTAAACGCTGAAAGCCAGATCGTTCGCCGTATTTCTTTCTGGGAACTAACTGGCTTCTAAAAGTTATCTCTGTTTCTTCGGGTAGTTCTTCTTTGTGGTCTTTCTTGAGGATGGATTTTGAAATGAAATTGCCTATTCTGGGAATTATTCCAGGGGCTCCTGCGGATGGAGATGTAGTGACAGCTATGGGTGAGAAATCCATAGCCCAAGCTACATCATATGCGAGAAAAGCAATCACTACAGTAATAGCGATTACCTTTACCCATTTTTTACTTTGCCAGTCTAACATCGGCCTTGCCCCCTTCAAAAAAATAGCCGAGCTGTCTGTTCTATCTTTTCTCCCTTCGGCAACTCGGCTATCCTTGTCAGGATCCTTGGTTTTGCGCCCCATGATTACTCATGGTTTGCTATTATCGGAGAGGCTTAAAATCAACTTCAAATTCTTTTTAAATATGCTTAATTGACTCTAAAAAATATTACCCTGTTTTATTTAAGGTTTTGTTCGCTATCCTTCTTCTATATATAGTATATATTACACAGAAGGCAAAGTCAAGGGTAAACTTTTCAAACTTTTTTTAAAAGGTGAGTGTTTTACCTTTCTTGGGCAAAAAATCAGCAAGAAAACGTTTTAATGACTTAAAATTGCATTTAAGCGTTGGACCTTTGTTAACCTTTGTTAACTTTGCTATGTATGTCGAGAAGAAGCGCTATCATCTCAGAAGCAGTATAGAAAATGAAAAAGTATACAACGCCAAGTAATAGGCCGATAAAACCTGTTGATCTTGGGGCATCAGGGGTTCCACCACCTACGAATATCACTATTGCAGAGATAGCTCCGACTGCAACAGAAACCCATGATAATACCTTAAAAATGGTAGAGCTAAGCTTTAGAAACTTACACGGTGTCATCATTTACTCCTCCTCTCAGTTATAACCTGTTATATTTCAATGTGTTATACAATTTATGATACGGTTATGATACGGTTCCTTCTTCTATACCACATGTATGGCTTGCCATCCGAAGCATGCTTCGAAGAATAGCCCCATTTGAGCGTAGGATGGTAGCCCCAACCGGATTTGAACCGGTGTCTTCAGATCGAGAATCTGACGTCCTAGACCGAGCTAGACGATGGGGCCCAAAGTCTCGTCCAAGGTCCAGCCTTAGACATTTCAAAGAACATCTACTGTCTGACGATTTAAATCCGACCTACGAGGTCAGACAGGTAACTTATAAGTGTATAAATTTTACCAAAGATTATAAAAAAGTCAAGTTTTTTTACACTATATAGTAAAAGGTATTGACACTTCTCATCTTATTAGGTATTATTTGAACAATGGCTACTATATTGGGCACTGGGATAAGTACTAAGCTTGATTCCCTTGCAGCAGGAAAAGAGGCTGCTCAGATTGCCCATTACAGAATAGGAAAACGAAACGCAAATATAGCAATCGTCTTTATCTCTACGATCTTTGACCAGGAGTTAGCTATAAAGGGTATCCGTTCTGTAATAAGAGAGGTACCACTCATTGGATGCAGTTCTGCAGGAAGCATAGCAAGTTCCGGGATATCCAGAGGCTCAGTATCTGTGTCTCTTATAGGGTCTGAGGTAATCAGCTTTTCCCTTGGAATAGCAAAAGGTGTCTCAAGAAATGCCCGTTCAGCAGGCCATGAAGTCGCTAAACAAGCTCTTTCAAGATCAATTAGATCTAAGACCACTAAAAGTCTTATGATATTTTCTGACAGTCTTTCAGGAAACAGCGCAGATATACTAAGAGGCGCCCAGGAGATGATGGGTACCAGCTTTCCCGTAATAGGCGGTGGCGCTGCGGATGAGCTATGCTTCCAGAAAACATATCAATATATAAATAATAATATTTACACAAATTCTGTCGCAGGACTTCTCTTTAGCGGAGACATAAATATAGGGGTTGGAAAGGCTCATGGCTGGCAGCCTGTTGGAAAACCGCACAGAATAACAAGAGCCAGTTCCAATATTCTAAAAGAGATCGACAGAAGGCCAGCTATTGAGCTCTACGAAGAATATCTTGGAAAATCATTCGAAGAATTAAAGGAATTAGGCCTTGGTAAGCTGGGCGTCAGTTATCCCGTTGGCATAAGACTGAAGGAAAAAAACGAATATCTTGTAAGATCTCCTCTAAAAGCAGAAGATAACGGAAGTCTTGTTTTAAACGCGGAGCTGCCTGAAGGAGAAGATATCAATCTCATGATAGGCGATAAAAATATGGCGCTTGAGGCAGTCAGAAGGGCCTGCATGGAAGCAATGGAAAACATTCAAAACCGCAATATAAAATTTATAACATGCTTCAGCAATATAGGGCGCTACCAGCTCCTGAGAGAAAACTCCATCAAAGAAATAGAGATAATAAAAGAGATCTTTGGCGAAAACATACCCATATTGGGATTTTATAGCTATGGCGAATATGCCTCTGACTTTCAAAATCAGGCAATATCCATAGCTGCATTTTCGGAATAACAGTTATGAATATATACTATTCTTTTATATTAATTCTGGTCGGAACCATTGCTATTATAATATGTTACTCTGAAAGAAAAAGACGCATATACTCTGAAAGGAAAAATAGATACCTGCAGAACATAATCAACCAGCTCGATGAGCAGGCAAAGATGATCATAAAAACAGACTTGGCGCTGAACAAGGTCCAAGAAGAATTGGATAAAAAAATAATAGGGCTTTATACGCTTCATGAGCTTGGGAAAAAAATAAATTCCACGCTCAATATAGAAGATCTATTTGCCCTTATAAAGCCTGCCCTGGTGTCTAAGCTTGGTTATTCGAACGCCCTTATCGTGTTAAAAGATAAGTATTCAGGAAAAATAAGCGTAAAAAGTGCCATAGGATATTCTGACAATGAGATCAAAAAAATAGAAACGCGGCTTAATAAAGGAGACTTTGCTTCTCCGCTCTTAAGGAAAAGTAAATTTCTTCTAGTAAACACTGATATGAAAAAGATAGAACATGAGGATATCTTTTCAGACATATTCAAGACTGACTCATTCCTGACAGCCCCTATTGTGGCAAGGAACTTAGCTGTAGGATTTATACTAATGGGCAATCCATCCAACTATGCCAAACTTACAGAAGGCGATGTA from Candidatus Gorgyraea atricola encodes:
- a CDS encoding FIST N-terminal domain-containing protein; this translates as MATILGTGISTKLDSLAAGKEAAQIAHYRIGKRNANIAIVFISTIFDQELAIKGIRSVIREVPLIGCSSAGSIASSGISRGSVSVSLIGSEVISFSLGIAKGVSRNARSAGHEVAKQALSRSIRSKTTKSLMIFSDSLSGNSADILRGAQEMMGTSFPVIGGGAADELCFQKTYQYINNNIYTNSVAGLLFSGDINIGVGKAHGWQPVGKPHRITRASSNILKEIDRRPAIELYEEYLGKSFEELKELGLGKLGVSYPVGIRLKEKNEYLVRSPLKAEDNGSLVLNAELPEGEDINLMIGDKNMALEAVRRACMEAMENIQNRNIKFITCFSNIGRYQLLRENSIKEIEIIKEIFGENIPILGFYSYGEYASDFQNQAISIAAFSE